Within Felis catus isolate Fca126 chromosome A1, F.catus_Fca126_mat1.0, whole genome shotgun sequence, the genomic segment CTCAGTCTTTCCCCAGTAAATAAGCACTTGTTAGACACGGAGTAACTGGATTTGGTAAAAGTGGTCTTTCCTCCTCAAGGGCCACTatgttgctctctgaagtcccagcATGTTGGTGTTGGAAGAAAATGGCATCCCCTCATCTCTCATTTCCAGACCAGGGATCTCAACCCTCAATGTACATCATAATTAATGGTATATTCATCAagaaaatttaggggcgcctgggtggcgcagtcggttaagcgcccgacttcagccaggtcacgatctcgcggtccgtgagttcaagccccgcgtcaggctctgggctgatggctcagagcctggagcctgtttccgattctgtgtctccctctctctctgcccctcccccgttcatgctctgtctctctctgttccaaaaataaataaacgttgaaaaaaaattaaaaaaaaaaaaagaaaatctaacaactgtaaatatttatgcccacaACTTGGAGCacagaatgtataaataaattaataaaaagcatAATGAAAGTCATTAACAAGAATACAATAATTGTAAGAGACTTTAACACCCACTgataacaatggacagatcatctaagcagagaATCAGCAAAaatcaatggctttgaatgaaacactggaccagatagtcttaacaaatatattcagaacattccaccttaaaagagcagaataaactttcttctctagtgcacatggaacattctccagaatacatctCATAGTGGGTCACAGATCAGCCATCaagaagtacaaaaatattgagatcatatcatgcatattttaagACCACAAacctatgaaacttgaagtcaaccacaagaataAATTTGGGAAGCCCATAAATATTTGGAGGATAAATAACATCTTACTAGGAAATAAATGGGCTAAACaggaatttaaaaggaaataaaaaaagtacattgaagcaaataaaaatgaaactatggCAGTCCCAATTTAAGATGCAGCAAAGGCCCAAGAGGGGAGTGTATTGCAATACAGACCtccctaaagaagctagaaagatcttaaatacacaacctaaacttacatctaaaggagctagaaaaggaacagcaaataaagcctaaagtcagcagaagaaggaaaacaataaagattagagcagagataaacaatatagaaacaaaacaaaaggaaaaaaaacagtacaaaatatcaacaaaattaagagataattcttagaggggcacctgggtggctcaattggttaaccACTGGACTTCAGCtgcagtcatgatctcatggttcatgggttcaagccccactttgggctctgtgctgacagctcagagcctggattctgcttcagattctctgtgtgtgtctctctctgccccttctcagttcatgctctgtctctttcaaacataaataaacatgtaattttttaaagagatggttcttagaaagaattaatgaaatttgTAAACCCTTAATGAGACTTATCaagcagaaaacagaatagaccccaatagataaaatcacaaatgaaaaagagatcataaccaacaccaTAGAAGTACAAAagtataagagaatactatgaaaaattatatgccaacaaactggacaatctgtaACAAATGGACAATTTCCTATAGACTGACagactaccaaaactgaaatcaGAAGAAGTAAACAATTTGAACACccataaacaacaaataaattgaatcagttatccaaaatctcccaagaaataaatttcagggCCCGATGGCTTCCCAGGAAAATTCTACCAGACTTTTAGAGAAGAGTTAAAAGAGGTTCTTCCCAAactagtccaaaaaaaaaaaaaaaaaaaaaaagaaatggaaggaaaacttccaaactattAGATCCAGCATTATCTTGATCCAAAACCACAAACCCCCACTAAACAGGAGAATTAATTACAagacaatatccctgatgaatatggatgcaaaaattctcaacaagatactccCAAATTGGATCCAGTAGTACATTAAAAGACTTATTCACCTTGATCAAGTGGAACTTATACCTGGGAattcaatagattcagaaaaaagcACTAGATGAATGTAGTatcctttcatgattaaaaaaaagtgttaagtaTAGAAGTATCATAActcaaaacaaatttatataaCAATCTCACATATAACTTTATATTCaatagtgaaatatttttctctaaaatcagaaacaaaacagaggtgCCCATCCTTACCAATCCTATTCAAAAGGTAATGGAAATCATagccagaacaaacaaacaagggggaaaaaacatccTATTTGCAACAGAATAcgtaatattttatttgtttgcgTATGTTGTAaacttatatacagaaaatcccaaagagtCCACCAGAAACTTATTGGAATTAATCAACAATTATAGCAAAGTAGTTGAATACAAACCAACGTAGCGAAAatatttgggtgcctgggtggctcagtcagttaagcatctgtctagatcataatctcatagttcgtgagtttgaactccaTGTTGGGTAGCACAGAACatgattgggattttctctccctctctctgcccctccatagctttcttgctttctcaaaataaataaatagaattaaaaataaattatttgtatttgtataaacaacagaacattaaaaaataaagaaaaaatctgattCATAATCGCATCAAAAAGAATTCAAACCTTTGAAATACACTTAACCAAGGAAGTTAAAGGTCTACATATAAATGAATGTAagagctttatttaaaaaatgatgaatataCAGGGGCTACTGGGTGTCTCAGATGGTTAACTGtctgatttttggctcaggtcatgatctcccagttcctgagttcaagcctcacattgggctctacgccGAAAGTACAGAGATTGgttaggaatctctctctctctctctctctttctctctctctctttctctccttctctgcccctaccccactcacacatgatctctttctttctctctctctcaaataaacattaaaaaattaaaaattaaaaaaaaataaaaatgatgaatatacagaaaaatgaaaacatttcattttactgggttggaagaattaatattggtACGTATTCATCATACTAATAGCTATCTATAGATTGAATGCAATTCttaaaaattccaatggcatttttcatagaaatagcaTAAgtagttctaaaatttgtatggagacAGAAAAACCAAATAGCCTAAGCAATCCTGAGAAACAACAAGAATGAAGGTAtcatagtttctgattttaaCCTATACTACAAGTTTGTTGtaatttgtatttgtaatttgtaatgtgttgtatttggaaatacaaataatGCTATAGTCACAATAGGGCACtggtataaaaatagaaacatagaccaatagaacagaattgagagtctagaaataaacccttacatatATGGTCATCTAATATTTAGCAAGGATTCCAAGAatattcaaaggagaaaaaagagtctcttcaataaataatacTGAGAAAAAATTATAGCTTTGAGTAGAAGAAATTGGACCCATATTATGCCAGCCATAAAATTTAACTCAATACATGTTAAGGGTTGAAATATACTATtccaaaccataaaactcctagaagaaaatataagacaaaaaGCTCTGATCTTTGGCAGTGTTTCCTGGGTACAATACCAAAAGTCCaagcatcaaaacaaaaaatgaatgtgATTACTGAAACCCTTTTgcataacaaaagaaacaaccaagaaCATAAAAAGGCATCCTACAGAATGGGAGCATATATTTGCTAATCATGAATAATAGGtaatatacaaattatttaaaaaaaaaactaattcagcTCAATGGCAGAAATAAATCTGATTAAGAAGTTGGCAACAGAAGTGAgtagacattttccaaaaatgacaTACAAATGACCACCAGGTGCACAAAAAGATGCTTAATCACTAGTCGTTAGTATAAGAAATGTATAGCAAAACTAGAATGAATTTCACTTCACATGTGTTAGATTGGCTATCATCAAAATGACatgagataacaagtgttggcaaataTATGGAAAAGGAAATCCTGGTGctgtgttggtgggaatgtaaattggttcagctGCTAcattatgatccagcaatcccagtTCTGGGTTTgtatcaaaggaaaacaaaaacagaatatcaAAGATATAGACCTCCCATGTTCACAATAGCCTAGATAATAgagacaacctaagtgtctataaatgaatgaatgaatggatgatgggtggatggatggatgggtgcatggatgaatgaatgaagaaagaagatgcagtatatgatatttatggtgtgtgtatatagaatacttatttaatataaaatattcagttaatttgatatagatataataaaatgaatacctCATTATATGTAGTCTAATTTTCATTACTGATAAAATCatatgaattaatttttcattaagaaacttttgtggggcacctgggtggctgagtcagttcaGTGtcagccttcagctcaggtcatgatctcacagttcatgggtttgagccctgtgtttggcCCTGTGAgtatagctcagagcctgtagcttgcttaagattctgtgtttccctctttctccctgccccttcctcactcacactctgtctctctctctcaaaaacaagtagacattaaaaaaatgttcctttgcaataatttttagaataaaatggtaaaaattttataaatataaatctatgtGCATATATAAGACATAATTTTAAGGATTCACTTATTTAATACTATGTATTTCCTTCTAGCACAGGATGAGTACTttcattttaccacaattaatgtatatatacaagtgtatgtatatatatttctcactTCAGTAACAAAGGTTTCAAAACAAACTATTGAATGAACATTGAATATTTAAAGTAACGTTTGGAAATTTTTCATTCGTTTTTAGAAGCTTCCAGGAGAGGGTAAAGTGATACATATAGCTGTATTAGTTGTTGATTTAATGTAATGATGAAATTTTGCTTCCCAAATTCCCTCTTAATTAAGCTTGAAAGGAAGCGAGAACAAAAGTTGCTTGTGCTTGCTAGACTGTTTTTTGGTCCCTCTCTACATCTCTTTCTCTGTACAGAGGCATAACCCTCTGTCTCAggttttcacaataaaaaatgatCCAGAAGTACTAAGACAAAGATGTAATGGGTGCATGGAGATTCTTACATGCAGTACTTGCTAACATTATTGTGTAAGAAAACATGGGTCATGGATTTCAAAATTAAGTGTTTTCACTATTTAGAATCCATATTAATAGAAAttgaatgctatttttaaataacttttaataaatgttattcatAGTAATTTTGTTAACTAAATATTTAATGCATGAAGTATATTAAATGTATTACATATGTATTCTTGTATTAAATTACACACTtagtaatataaataatacacacTGAAACAatactttaaattataaaaatgcattaattgatttttctgttttgagacATAGTTGATATAATTATACTATActtaggtgtacagcataataattcaatatatatatacatatatatatataatatgtatatagtaaaatattatcACAAAAAGTTTAGTTACCATCTATAATCACCCATAGTTacaattcattttcttctgatgagaacttctaaaacctactctcttagcaatttcCTATGTACAAATGTACAATAGAAAATTGTTAACTAGAGTCACCATGCTGTTCATTACATTGCAGAACTTACTTActttttaacttataaattttataactagaagtttttaCCTTGTGAACACTTGCACCTATTTTGTctacatttttatgcatttttgataGCAGGTTGTAATATTGGAATTATATTTTACTCTTTCATGAAATACAAAAGTTCTATGAAAAggtgtcatagactctgggtcttcagttctttcttgtccagcaagaaagtgggacacaggattaaaaatgcaagagatggctaatgtccaggagaagaCAGAAGCCCTGATTAAGGGTCTttgctccgtttttattaggatcagaagggttataaacatggtgatggacatgcacaaagaaacaatgaaactgaacattaactcatgggcatgagggaaagagGGTTTTGAAAATATGTGGGATTAgaggtttgggttaatacaaaacaaaatcctggcacctgggagaaggttgtttacagcacaTTCAGTGAGGCCCTATGTCTTTTTACCTAAACTGGCTTAGGGGAGGAGATATACAGAGCATACTACTTCAGAGTCAGCAAGGCATCATTCTTTAGCTCCACTATGGGCAACTTTGCCCTGCAGTcactatagccctatttacctgtttacctaattttatcctcccttcctgtgaaagcagctttctgctatagtactaagttggggggcacttctgccctgaatacctaatcttgtttacctcatcttggatgttttGATCATGAGACTCCCTATTCCTACACTTTTGTCCTACACTGGGATCTTTGCCTCACTTTACCTattcttatttacctaatcttgtttacccaaacttgggtgtgtacaCCCTAtgactttctaattctttatgcctttttaACCCATCaatgcaggctcagggaattcctaagcttattcccgaCACAAAGGTAGGTAGATCCCATAAAATGTGACTGtattataaaagataattttttataatttcttagaattttagAGGGAAGacacaatatatttttagatgtatgtgtttattaaaaaaaatttaaatgtttacttatttttgagagagagacagatgcaagcaggtgaggggcagagaaagagggagacacataacccaaagcagctccaggctctgagccatcagcacagagtcttatgtggggctcaaacccacaaaccacaagatcatgacctgagccgaagtcagacactgaaccaactgagccacccaggtgctcttagATGTATGTGTTTGTGAAACTTTATTATTATCAGGGTTTTGGAGATAACCACTTCTTTCCATGCTTAATGGTATAGaaacttttttgtttctatattaatATAGAAAACACACACTTCAagtatttttcttactattttaatGGAGAAAGTTACTTTTGAGCATATTTTTCATTGCCTCAAGGACATCTTTATTCCTAAAGCTGTAGATTATAGGGTTGAATGTAGGTGTGAGGATGGTATAGAATATTGCCAAAGACTTGTCCTGGCCTGGAGTGTGGTTTGATTTGGGTCTCatgtatgtgaaaataaatgGCCCATAATACATTGTGACCACCATCATGTGGAAGGAACAGGTAGAAAATGACTTTTTCCGTGCTTCTGATGATTTCATTTGAAATACAGTAATGAGAATTTGGACATAAGAAGCAATGATTAGGGAGAAAGGGACAAGCAGAAAAATTAAGCCACTTACATAAATTCTTCGTTCATACAGTGTTGTGTCCACACAGGACAACTTCAACATGGCAGGGACTTCACAGAAAAAGTGATCAATAGCTCTTGAGGCACAGAAGGGAAAGTGGAGTGCATAAGCTGTGTGGACTATGGAGTTGACAGTCCCAATAAGCCAGGACCCTCTAGCCATGACAATGCAGACATAGTCATTCATAAGAATGGGATAGTGCAATGGATGACAGATGGCTACATAGCGATCATAAGACATTGCTGCCAGGAGAAGGCACTCGCCACCCAGGAGAGTGAGGGATAGAAATACCTGGAAGCCACAACCTACAAATGAAATAGTTCTGCTGCCTGACAGAAAGTCAGTGACCATTTTGGGAACAATGTTGGAAATATGCAAGATGTCCATAAAAGAGAGATGGCTCAGCAGGAAATACATCGGAGTGTGGAGTCTTGAGTCCCTGAGGATAAGGAGGATTATGACTGTGTTTTCTGTTACAgtcataataaaaatgatgaatataaaggaaaagaaaactagacttgattgagaagaagagaagagtcccaaaagaataaaatcactGGTGAAAGTGTGATTTTCATGTCCCATCATGAAcgtctctttttttcctaaagtagaaaataaaatagagctaAAATAGAGTAGTATAAATATTAAACTCATTTACATTTAGATGCACAATAAAATGAGAGTTAGTGATGCATATTTTGCAATTAAAGTTAATGGAATGTCAACCAGTTTTTGAAGTGGGCTTGTTTCACAACATggtcatttatttgtttgaatcAACTTATGATATTGAGTACATTGAGTGAGCTATTTACTCCATGTAGTCTCATAGTCTCAATTccatatt encodes:
- the LOC123384370 gene encoding olfactory receptor 2AJ1-like; translation: MMGHENHTFTSDFILLGLFSSSQSSLVFFSFIFIIFIMTVTENTVIILLILRDSRLHTPMYFLLSHLSFMDILHISNIVPKMVTDFLSGSRTISFVGCGFQVFLSLTLLGGECLLLAAMSYDRYVAICHPLHYPILMNDYVCIVMARGSWLIGTVNSIVHTAYALHFPFCASRAIDHFFCEVPAMLKLSCVDTTLYERRIYVSGLIFLLVPFSLIIASYVQILITVFQMKSSEARKKSFSTCSFHMMVVTMYYGPFIFTYMRPKSNHTPGQDKSLAIFYTILTPTFNPIIYSFRNKDVLEAMKNMLKSNFLH